TCGTCCGATTGCTAATACACAAATTTATATCCTAGATGAAGATTTGCAGCCCGTACCAGTGGGAGAAGCAGGGGAATTGTATATTGGTGGTGTTGGTTTAGCGCGAGGTTATCTCAATCGTCCAGAACTAACTAAAGAAAAGTTTATACCTAACCCCTTTGCTAGCGAAGCCGGAACGCGCTTATATAAAACTGGAGACTTAGCACGTTACTTACCAGATGGAAACATAGAATTTTTAGGCAGAATTGACCATCAAGTCAAAATTCGTGGTTTTCGGATTGAATTGGCAGAAGTTGAAGCTGCGATCGCGCAACATCCAGCGGTGAAACAAGCCATAGTTATAGATAGAGAAGATGTTGCCAAAAACAAGCAGCTAGTAGCATATATAGTCCCTCAACCACAACAAGTCCCTACCAAGAGCGAATTGCGCAGCTTTTTGCAAGGTAAGCTACCCGATTATATGCTGCCTGCCGCATTTGTATTTTTAGATGCTCTACCTTTAAATCCGAATGGCAAAATAGACAGGCAAGCCTTACCAGCACCAGCTAGTGAGAATTCGGCTGTCAGTATCGTACTACCCCGCAATCAAGTCGAACAGCAGCTACTAGAAATTTGGCAACAAGTTTTAGGCGTACAGCCCATAGGTGTAAGAGATAATTTCTTTGAATTGGGCGGACATTCACTGTTAGCAATTAAGCTGTTTTGGGAAATTGAGCAGGCTTTCGGTAAAAATTTGCCATTGGCAACGCTGTTCCAAGCCGGAACAATTGAATCTTTAGCGAAAATTCTCCAACCACAAACAGCATTAAATGCAAGTACGCCAGCAGCTTGGTCATCTTTGGTGCCAATTCAACCCCAAGGCAATAAACCACCTTTCTTTTGTATACATGGGTTGGGTGGCGAAGTGCTGTGTTTTCGGGAACTGGCAATGCATCTAGGAGCAGATCGACCATTTTATGGGCTACAACCACAAGGGCTAGATGATAAACAGCCTTTCCTGACTCGAATTGAAGATATGGCAGCCCACTACATTCGAGAAATCCAAACCATTCAGCCCCAAGGGCCTTATTTTCTGGGAGGATACTCTATTGGCGGGATAATTGTCTTCGAGATGGCACACCAACTCCAACACCAAGGGCAGGAAGTCGCTCTGCTCGCTATGTTAGATAGTAGCATTCCTGGTACTGAGCAAAGATTGCCATTTGTCAAGCGAATTGTTGAGCATTTCAATAATCTTTTACAGCTTGGGCCCGCTTATCTTTGGGATAGAGCTGAAGTGTGGCGCAATTGGGCTTGGGAAAATTTTAGGAAAGGCAGGTATTTGCTGCAAAAAAGATACAAGCATAGCAACAATCAACGCCCTTATTATTTATTTGATGTTGCTCAATACCTATTAGAGACCGATCGGCATCTAGAAATGATGGAAACTAGCTTAGAAGCTGTCCACAAATATAATTTTAAAGTTTATCCGGAAAAAATTGTTCTGTTTCGCACTGACGATCGAACACGAACTGTCGCAGTAGGTGTACAGTACGATCCCCAATTTGGTTGGGGTGAGTTAGTAGCTGGCACGATAGATATTTATCATATTCCTGGTTCTCACGAAAGCCTGCTCAAAGAACCCTCTGTACAAGTTCTTGCAGAAAAATTGCGAAATTGTTTAGCCAAGAGTACGGAAGCATAAAGGATACGGGGCAAAGAGGAGAGAGGAAAGACAACTCCTCATACTCCCTGCGCTCTTAATGATAAGTCTTTGTTGCTTATACCAATTCTGGATTTTGGACGATCGTTCCATGCCATCCGATAGTTGCAGAAATCTCAAACAATACTAACTATCGCAATTGCTATTACTTCTTTTTCTCTAGCTAGAGTATGTAATTAAATTACAAATATATTTGTCAGCCTTAGCGATCGCCAAACATCTTGCTTAAATCTTTGTGAGTTTAAAATTCCTCGAATCTCTATTTTCTCAAAGTCTCAGCTTGTAGATTTAGAAGATTACATACAGCAACTTTGATGCTTAAGCGAGCTATTGTCTAGCATTATACTCATGAGGCAAAGAAAGAGAGGTGCTATGGTGGCTGCTCGGAGAAAATCACAGTTAAAAGCTTTTGAGACGTCTATTTTGGAGGCTTTAGACCAGGTAGAACGAGCTACCTCAAAACTGTTTAAGCTGGAAGATATTTTAGAAGCAGTCTGTCAAAACATCCTGGCACTGGGTTTTGATTTTGCCAACATATCTTTAATTTCCCTAGAAAAAAATATTATTGAAGGCGTACATGGAAGTGGTACGGGAGTAGTTTGGGCTAATCTGGCCAAACATTACTTGGAACCAGACCCAGAACTTAGAGATATTCAAGCAGATATAGTTCTCACTCAACAAACGGAGATTATTTCTGGATGGGACAAACGCTTCGATCGCTGGATTTATCAAGAGTATGGTCATGAGAAGTTAGTTCGTGTATTTATACCAATAGTTCTGGTTCAAGATTATAACGGCAGAGTCATTAAAAATTGGTATGAGCACTGTAAATGGCAGAAAATCAACCCTCAATTTGAAGAGAGTAGCGAAAGACAGCATGAGGTTTACAAATTGCGCCTACCACCAGATCTGCAACCTGAGGGGCGCAATCCAGAAGTAATAGTTATTGGTACAGTAGAAGCGGGTTATAGTTCTCCAGAAAGGCGAATTGAGGAGCCAATATTATCGCGATTACTACAATATATTGCTCGACAATCTTTGGATATTTGGCAAGCACAACTACCGCGAGTTTTAGAAACGATCGCAGAAAAAGCCAAACAAATTCTCGATGCTGATGCAGCTACGCTGCATTTTTTATACGAGCCAAATTTAGAACAGGGTCGTTACGTTTATGAAGTCTTTTCTCACGGCATTGGGAAGCAATTTTTGAAAGCTTGTCCGCCGCGTCATAATGGACTGGGGCGACAAGCGATTCTCGAAAAAAAGTACAAGTTTATCCCAGATGTATCTCAAGGTCATGAAAAACTGGAAATGGCAAAGCTTAACCCCCAAGCTTTTTCGGCTGGGATTAAAGCAATGGCAGCTTTTCCGTTGCAGGTTGAGAACAAAGAAGGAATACTTTATGTTCTCTTTCGGCGCACCTATATATTATCTTCACGTAAGCTGCGCTTAGTAGAACTATTTGTCCGACAGTGGGCTGTTGATGCCATTTGGCACACGATCAGAATCCAACAAATGCGTGATGAAGCACGCCAGTTAGCAGCACTCTACTCTGTCACCCAATCCCTCGGTCGCATACCCGAAGATAATCTTTTACATCGTGTCGCTTGGGATACTTTGAATGTTCTGGGCGCAGATGTAGTGAATATCTACGAATATATCCAGACTGAAAGGCAATTTACGACTCCTCCTAAGACAGCAGGAAGATTAAGACAAGAGCAGAAAATGCAAGATGAGATTATTGAACACGATGTACCATTTTTGCTGATTCAGCGGGGAGAAAACGTTTATACTCGACAACTAGAAACAGAACCAATCTTTCAGAATTCAGCTTTTACTCGTAGAGAAAAAATCCATTCTGCTGCTGGTGTTTTGCTAGAAGTTGATAAAGATATAGTCGGAGTAATGTTTATTAACTACCGCCGACCTCACAGTTTTTCTGAAGATGAGAAAAAGATGATTGAAACTTTGGCTTCTTCAGCTGCGATCGCCATTAAAAATCAACGCTGGCTAGCAACTCTCAGCGACATCGATCGCAAGATTATCACTACTCTAGACCAAAAAGAACTCCTGAACCTGATTGTACAGCGAGCAGTGCAGATTTGTGGGGCTGATGTCGGTAATCTCCGGTTACTAGATCCCAGTCAGCAGGAACTAGTTACTAAAGCCAAGTATGCTGTCAATGAAACTATTGACCTCATCGAAAGACGCAATAGCATCAACGAAGGAATCACTGGTTGGGTGGCAAGAACTGGCCAGTCAGCATTGGTAAATAACGTCTTAACTGACTCGCGTTACCAAGCTGACTTTCCCAATATCCATTCTGAGTTATGTGTGCCACTTGTAGATGATAAGCGCTTACTAGGCGTACTTAATGTAGAAAGCCAGCATCTTTCAGCTTTTAACCAGAGACACCAGCGAATGTTAGAAGCCTTAGCCGACCAAGCAGTGATTGGTATCCAGAATTTAGAAAACAAAAGACAACTGGTGAATATGGAAACAATGGTCACTTTGGGTGATTTAGCTGGCCCGTTAGTGCATCGGATGAATAATGATGTGGGCGCGATCCGAGTCTGGGCGCAAGATATTTTGGATGGAGGTGATGAGAATAGTCAAAATAAAGCGCAGCGAATTGTATCAAGAGCAGATAGGGTTTTGCAAAGTGCCGAACGCATGAGAATTTGGATTCAAGAAAAGCCTCATGCCATCGATTTATCTGACATAGCGGTACATGCACTAGCGAGAATGTCTATACCTGCAAACATCATTTCAAATATTGAGGTATCGTCTGACTTACCAAAAGTTTTAGGCGGGGAACAGCAATTAATATATGTTTTTGATAACCTAATTCAAAATGCTGTGGAAGCAATGCCCCAAGGTGGTAGGGTATCGATTGTTGGCACTAGCGTCCAAAGAGAAATACAGTGTTGGGTAGAAGTGCAAATATGTGATACTGGCGTAGGTATCGCTGCCGAAAATCTAGAAAAGATTTTTCAGCCTGATTACACTACCAAAACAGCGAGGAGAGGTATGGGTTTCGGATTGTGGTGGACAAAATTATACGTGGAGCGTTTAGGAGGTTATTTAAGTGTGAATAGCGTACTGAATCAAGGGACTAATTTTATTATGATCTTGCCAGTCTATAAACCAGAAACTTAAGCAGAAGCTAGGTATTAATTACCATAAATAGTAGCAAGGAGGAACCGATGATATTTTTCAAAGTTCTTCTGGTTGAGGATGATTCAGATTGGCAAGATATCCTTGAAGGTAAGATCCGTACAGCTTTACGCAATATTGGTCATCCTCAAGATATTATTCAGATTGTCAGGACTTTTGATGAAGCATCAAAAGCTTTTAGAGATAGTGATTGGCATTTGTTGATTACCGACATTGGTTTGGGCGATTCATCTCTTTCTCGTCGTCAAAAGTTAGGAATACATTTAGTTGAACTTGCTTATGCTCGGCAAATACCAGCTATTGCTGTTAGTGGAACACCTGTAGTAAATACTCAGGATGTTCGCGATTTATTAATGGAATATAAAGCATCTGATTTCTTTAGCAAACGCGATTTTGATAGCAAAAAGTTTATTCATAAAGTTCAGGATATTTTACATAATCAACTCGAAAAATCATCAAATCATAACGAACTTTTAAATAGTTCCAGTGTTGACGAGCAACAAGAAGCGATCGCAGCTAATCCGTTAAAAATCTTGTTTTTAGCATCTGACCCTACTAACGCAGCTAGGTTACGCTTAGGAGAAGAGTTGCGAGAGATTCAACAAAAATTGCAATTAGCTAAACAAAGAGACAAATTTTTCCTAGAACAACGCCTATCAGTACGTCCTGGTGATATCAGCCAGGCTTTACTGGATATTGAGCCTCATATTGTCCATTTTTCTGGACATGGGATGAATACTGGTGAATTGTATGTAGAAAATGAGTTAGGCCAAATTCAACCGATAAAGCCTGATGCTTTAGCTTCATTATTTGAACTTGTAGAAGACCAAGTAAATTGTGTAATCCTGAATGCTTGTTATTCCAAGACTCAAGCGGAGGCTATTGCTAAATACATTCCATTTGTGATTGGAATGAATCATTTAATTGGCGATCGAGCCGCGATCGCATTTTCTGTTGGTTTTTACAAAGGGCTAGGTGCTAATTATCCCATAGAGAAAGCTTACAAGTCTGGCTGTGCCGAAATTCAATTACATGGTATAGCCGAGAATTTAACTCCCGTTATTTATAAAAAAATAATTTAAGTTAACCAATGTAACTTCCTGTAACAAAAAAATCTTTAACGTGACTCTAGCTTGGAGACTCGTGTCTCTAATTTGTTGACTTGTTGCTTGAGTTCCACAAATAAAGTTGCGAGGCGATCGAACATTTGATCGCGTTCTGTTTGCGATAAGTTTCTTGGCTGTCGGGGAGTAAGTGTAGTTCTTGGCTGAGATGGAGATACCCGCAATTGTCCTAGTTGAGACTGCATCTGGTTTAACTGCGACTCAACACGACGCAAGTCTGCTTCCAGATTATTAATCCGAGATTCTATTTGTTGGGATGAAGCACTATTCGATAATAGTCCCAACCACAAAACAAGGGCAAAAATTCCTGCAAATAATAATCTCTTCAACATTATCATTTACTCCTTGAGCTAAGTAGATAGATAAAAAAACCCTATCTACTAGCTTTCATTTTATTTCTTATCTTAATTTTCCCCTTGCTCGGAATTTATTTATCGCGTTCTAAGTTAGAAAATAGCCTCTGCCAATCGATAGATTTATTGCTATTTTCGCCCTCTTTTACCTCAAATGTGGCATTACAAGCTTTTGGCTGTTCTAGTGCTTGGATGCAGATTTCCGCAACATCCTCACGGCTGATTTTGCCTCTAATATTATCGCCTTGCTCAAAAATTAATTCTTTACCGCCTGCTTCCTCAGTTAATGCACAAGGTCGAATAATTGTGTAAGGAATTTCGCTTTCTCGTAAACTATCTTCACCCTTTAATTTCCAAGTTAAAATTCCTCCTAATTGGTCATTTAATCTAACTGCTGGAGGTTCTTCATCTAAATTAATACCTGGGCGTCCGGGACGAGTTACACCTGCGGAACTCACTAATACAAACTTTGGTAAAGTCGCTCCACCATAAGCTTTAATTGATTCGACTTGTAAACTAAAACCACCAGGTGAAAAACTAGGATTTAATGCACCGTCATATTCAAATTTGCTTAACATCAGTTGGAATGAGCAAACTTTGCTGGGGTCAATTGCTGGTGCATCATTAACAATTTTGGCGCGAAATACGGGAATTAACTCGGCAAAAGGAATCTGAATATCTATCCAGGTATTAGCTACGGTATCAAAAGAATAGCTGTAACCAATTCCATCCCATTTACCATCTGCCCGCAGAAATAATTTATAGCGTTTACCGTCGCCTCTAACGCGCAGTTCTACACCGTCGTAACCAGATAAATTGAAGGGTGGATCGAAATTTTTAGTTCTGACAGAAGCAAATCCTCCAGAGTTGGCGGTAGAAACATTACCAGCGAATAAAGCTGTATTTTCTACAAATTGCATATTACTTGCACTCACGCCACCCATGACTACATCATCTAAAGCTCCCCAGATATTCCGCAATTCATCTGATGGCTTGGTAAAATCAAATATAATTTTTTCATTTGATTTATTGAGATATTTTTTTGCGGCTTCTACTAAATTCTTTACACCCTGATATTCTACATTTTCTGGTGTATCGCCAACAATTTCTGGTTGATAAAATTTGATACCTTGATAATATTTAGCTCTATCTTCCGTGTCTCCTTCTACGGGTTGTACTCGCACCGCAGTACAACAGATTACAGCTTGAATATTAGCCAGAACAACAGGAGTTAAAGTTTCCGGTTTAGTAATATCTGCAACTACTAAGTCAACATCATTACCAATAATTGACCTAGCTTTATCAAGATCGCGTACAAGCGATCGCACTTGATAACCGCGTTCTAATAATCGCCGCACGACGCGTTTTCCTAAACCACCTGTTGCACCTACTACTAATATTGCACCCACAGTTCTTCCTCCATTGGGTTGATCTTTATCATCATTGGGACGACCTTGGATTAACTGTTGTACCCAGTTCAATAAAGGAATGACCTCGAAATATGTCAAAGTTTCAATGAACCTGCCTAAGTCCCATTGAGAACGATTTTTGTCAGCCACGATCGCGTCCTCATAACTTTCTTCAGTCTATAGCACTCTTAATAGCTTTCATCCTCCCGGTGAATAACGTTAGGATACTGAATAATTGTTACTTATCCAAAGGTAATTTCCTTATGAGCCAACTGGAAAAAGTTCAAGCTGATTACGAAAAGTTTACTGAACAATTTCAAAGTGTCATCATTAGCACCGTTAATGCCCAGGGAATACCTAACGCTAGTTATGCTCCCTTTGTGATGGATAATGCCCAAAATATTTATATCTACGTTAGCGGTCTGTCTACGCACACCAAAAATATTTATGACAATCCTCATGTTTGCGTCTTATTTATTGAGGATGAAGCTCAGACTAATCAAATTTTTGCTCGTCGCCGTTTAAGTTTTGATTGTACGGCAACTTTAATAGAACGAGAAACTGACCAGTGGAATAAAATTGTTGAGCAATTTCAAGAACGTTTTGGTGAAATTATTGAAGTGTTGCGTGGCTTATCGGACTTTCGGATTTTTCAGTTAATTCCTAATGAAGGTCGTTTTGTAGTTGGGTTTGGGGCAGCTTATCACATCAGTGGTGATAACCTCAAACAACTTGTGCAAATTACAGGAGACAAAGGCTAAAATTTAATCCTTAATAATTCATAACTTTATACCTCACACATAATTTTATGCTTCAGTTTCAACCACCTGGCTTTGGGCACAAAGTCATTCATACTTCATTGGGTGCAATGGTTTACTATACTCAAACTACTGCCCCTTGGTCGATTGCTGACACTGAAGATTTACCCCCTTTACTATTCCTGCATAACTTTGGTGGCGGCGCGTCTGCATACGAATGGTCTAAAGTTTATCCAGCATTTGCTCCTAGTTACCGCATCTTAGCCCCAGACTTAATTGGTTGGGGAGAATCTGCGCATCCAATATGGGATTATCAAATTAGAGATTATCTGAGTGCGATCGCAGAATTTATTACTAAGACTTGTTGCCAACCTGTGACAGTTGTTGCTTCATCCTTGACAGCAGCTTTTACTATTCGCTTGGCTATTACTCAACCAGAGTTATTTGAGTCATTGTTTTTAGTTTCTCCCTCTGGTTTTGATGATTTTGGGCAAGGTTCGGGACGCAGATTACCACTACCAGTAATCAATACACCATTTTTGGATAATATAATTTATGCCCTGGGTGCCGAAAATGAATTTGCGGTGCGTAACTTTCTTGAAAGTTTTCTATTTGCCAAACCACAAAGAGTTACAAGAGAAATGGTGCAAGCTTATTTAACTTCTGCACAACAGCCGAATGCTAAGTTTGCAGCTTTAGCATTTCTACGCGGCGACCTTTACTTTGATTTGAGTTTATATATTCAGCAACTCAAAATTCCGACTGTGTTTTTATGGGGCGAAAAAGCAC
The genomic region above belongs to Calothrix sp. NIES-2098 and contains:
- a CDS encoding alpha/beta hydrolase fold protein — encoded protein: MLQFQPPGFGHKVIHTSLGAMVYYTQTTAPWSIADTEDLPPLLFLHNFGGGASAYEWSKVYPAFAPSYRILAPDLIGWGESAHPIWDYQIRDYLSAIAEFITKTCCQPVTVVASSLTAAFTIRLAITQPELFESLFLVSPSGFDDFGQGSGRRLPLPVINTPFLDNIIYALGAENEFAVRNFLESFLFAKPQRVTREMVQAYLTSAQQPNAKFAALAFLRGDLYFDLSLYIQQLKIPTVFLWGEKAQFTSIKLGRRLANLNPSAIRDFYAIADTGILPHLEMPEVVIGLLQKYLKSPNS
- a CDS encoding NADH:ubiquinone oxidoreductase complex I intermediate-associated protein 30, whose translation is MADKNRSQWDLGRFIETLTYFEVIPLLNWVQQLIQGRPNDDKDQPNGGRTVGAILVVGATGGLGKRVVRRLLERGYQVRSLVRDLDKARSIIGNDVDLVVADITKPETLTPVVLANIQAVICCTAVRVQPVEGDTEDRAKYYQGIKFYQPEIVGDTPENVEYQGVKNLVEAAKKYLNKSNEKIIFDFTKPSDELRNIWGALDDVVMGGVSASNMQFVENTALFAGNVSTANSGGFASVRTKNFDPPFNLSGYDGVELRVRGDGKRYKLFLRADGKWDGIGYSYSFDTVANTWIDIQIPFAELIPVFRAKIVNDAPAIDPSKVCSFQLMLSKFEYDGALNPSFSPGGFSLQVESIKAYGGATLPKFVLVSSAGVTRPGRPGINLDEEPPAVRLNDQLGGILTWKLKGEDSLRESEIPYTIIRPCALTEEAGGKELIFEQGDNIRGKISREDVAEICIQALEQPKACNATFEVKEGENSNKSIDWQRLFSNLERDK
- a CDS encoding pyridoxamine 5'-phosphate oxidase-related FMN-binding protein: MSQLEKVQADYEKFTEQFQSVIISTVNAQGIPNASYAPFVMDNAQNIYIYVSGLSTHTKNIYDNPHVCVLFIEDEAQTNQIFARRRLSFDCTATLIERETDQWNKIVEQFQERFGEIIEVLRGLSDFRIFQLIPNEGRFVVGFGAAYHISGDNLKQLVQITGDKG
- a CDS encoding amino acid adenylation domain-containing protein; amino-acid sequence: MSIVNRNLESEQNIQSDTQILQQWYKTEIIQAQALCLHELFARQVEQTPNAVAVIFENQKLTYRELNNKSNQLANYLKKLGVGPEVLVGICLERSLEMVVGLLGILKAGAAYVPLDPAYPQERLNFILEDSQTPLILSVNSLANNLAKSQTKVVCLDSDWEIIAQNSQENPVTEVRVDNLSYVIYTSGSTGKPKGVAIAHRSICNTLYWRQNTFKLTPQDKVLQTISFSFDPSVWQIFWPLSFGAQLVMARPGGHQDPAYLIETIIEQQITVMALVPSMMRVLLEEEGIENCQSLRHITSGGEALPIDLVERFLACLKLNNILVNCYGPTEAAIDATFWICQGGSDRIFAPIGRPIANTQIYILDEDLQPVPVGEAGELYIGGVGLARGYLNRPELTKEKFIPNPFASEAGTRLYKTGDLARYLPDGNIEFLGRIDHQVKIRGFRIELAEVEAAIAQHPAVKQAIVIDREDVAKNKQLVAYIVPQPQQVPTKSELRSFLQGKLPDYMLPAAFVFLDALPLNPNGKIDRQALPAPASENSAVSIVLPRNQVEQQLLEIWQQVLGVQPIGVRDNFFELGGHSLLAIKLFWEIEQAFGKNLPLATLFQAGTIESLAKILQPQTALNASTPAAWSSLVPIQPQGNKPPFFCIHGLGGEVLCFRELAMHLGADRPFYGLQPQGLDDKQPFLTRIEDMAAHYIREIQTIQPQGPYFLGGYSIGGIIVFEMAHQLQHQGQEVALLAMLDSSIPGTEQRLPFVKRIVEHFNNLLQLGPAYLWDRAEVWRNWAWENFRKGRYLLQKRYKHSNNQRPYYLFDVAQYLLETDRHLEMMETSLEAVHKYNFKVYPEKIVLFRTDDRTRTVAVGVQYDPQFGWGELVAGTIDIYHIPGSHESLLKEPSVQVLAEKLRNCLAKSTEA
- a CDS encoding two-component hybrid sensor and regulator, producing the protein MVAARRKSQLKAFETSILEALDQVERATSKLFKLEDILEAVCQNILALGFDFANISLISLEKNIIEGVHGSGTGVVWANLAKHYLEPDPELRDIQADIVLTQQTEIISGWDKRFDRWIYQEYGHEKLVRVFIPIVLVQDYNGRVIKNWYEHCKWQKINPQFEESSERQHEVYKLRLPPDLQPEGRNPEVIVIGTVEAGYSSPERRIEEPILSRLLQYIARQSLDIWQAQLPRVLETIAEKAKQILDADAATLHFLYEPNLEQGRYVYEVFSHGIGKQFLKACPPRHNGLGRQAILEKKYKFIPDVSQGHEKLEMAKLNPQAFSAGIKAMAAFPLQVENKEGILYVLFRRTYILSSRKLRLVELFVRQWAVDAIWHTIRIQQMRDEARQLAALYSVTQSLGRIPEDNLLHRVAWDTLNVLGADVVNIYEYIQTERQFTTPPKTAGRLRQEQKMQDEIIEHDVPFLLIQRGENVYTRQLETEPIFQNSAFTRREKIHSAAGVLLEVDKDIVGVMFINYRRPHSFSEDEKKMIETLASSAAIAIKNQRWLATLSDIDRKIITTLDQKELLNLIVQRAVQICGADVGNLRLLDPSQQELVTKAKYAVNETIDLIERRNSINEGITGWVARTGQSALVNNVLTDSRYQADFPNIHSELCVPLVDDKRLLGVLNVESQHLSAFNQRHQRMLEALADQAVIGIQNLENKRQLVNMETMVTLGDLAGPLVHRMNNDVGAIRVWAQDILDGGDENSQNKAQRIVSRADRVLQSAERMRIWIQEKPHAIDLSDIAVHALARMSIPANIISNIEVSSDLPKVLGGEQQLIYVFDNLIQNAVEAMPQGGRVSIVGTSVQREIQCWVEVQICDTGVGIAAENLEKIFQPDYTTKTARRGMGFGLWWTKLYVERLGGYLSVNSVLNQGTNFIMILPVYKPET